In Arachis duranensis cultivar V14167 unplaced genomic scaffold, aradu.V14167.gnm2.J7QH unplaced_Scaffold_92942, whole genome shotgun sequence, the sequence ttgataagctaaagATCGCCTTGACTCAATCTCCAATAGTtagaggaccagactggagccaaCTCTTTGAGATTATATGCGATGCCTCCAACCATGCTATAGGAGCGGTGCTGGCCCAGCGCataggtaaggatccttttgtaatTGCATATGCTTCAAAGACCTTAGACGCTGCTCAGTCTAATTACACTACCACTAAAAAAGAGCTTTTAGCTATTGTTTTTTCTCTGGATGAATtctgagcctatttacttggtactaaagtGATAGTGTACTTAGACCATGCAGCTCTCAAATATTTGTTAGCTAAAAAAGAGTCTAAACCAAGGCtgatacgttggatactgctgctgcaagaatttgatttagaaattaaagataagagtGGTTCTCAGAATTTAGTGGCGGACCACTTGAGTCCCCTTGAGCACATCAAGCATGACTCAactcctatcaatgatgatttttcatttgatagcttgcatgcagtatctgaagtagttccttggtatgcacctgtagctaattatctaatTAGCCATACCTTCCCTCCCAATTTTACTAAACATCAGAGggacaagctgaaaagtgagtccaaatattatatttgggatgatccatatttatggaggtaTGGTGCTGGCCAGATAATTAGAAGATGTGTGCCTCAAtaagaattccagtccattttagaggcctgccactcctctgagagtggtggacattttggcccttaaagaacagctaaaaaaattttagactatggattctggtggcctactctttttaaagatgctgctgccttctgtaaatcttgttccccatgccagaggtttggtaatatatccaagagaGATGAGATGCCCTAACAAATTATGCTGTTCTGtgagattttttatgtttggggaattgacttcatgggtccattttcCAACTCTGGTggtttcttatatatatattgttagctgtaaattatgtttccaaatgggtggaagcaattcccaCCCGTATTGATGATACTAACACTGTTGtctcctttgttagaaaccatattatctgtcgctttggttcaccacgagcaatcgtgagtgatcaaggcacccatttttgtaacaggagactgaCTGCTCTACTGAAGAAGCATGACATTATTCACAAGGTAGCAACTGCTTACCACCCGCAGACTAACGGACAAgcagaggtgtctaacagagagatgaAGTGTATCCTGGAGAAGATAGTCAAGCCTCATAAgaaggactggagcaccaggctacaagatgcactttgggcataccagacagcatacaagacaccaatcGGGATGAGCCCCTTCCacttagtttatggaaaggcctgtcaccTCCCAGTCGAGATAGAGCACAAGGCATTCTGGGCGGTAAGAGAAAtcaacatgggatttgagagggccggagctgaaaggaagaTGCAACTACAAGAATTAGAGACCCTTCGCCTAGAAGCGTATGATAACTCCAGGCTatacaaagagaagatgaaggctaTGCATGACAAGCACAGTAAAAGGAGAGAGTTCAGACCTGGGGAATTAGTTCTCCTCTACAACTCCAGACtaaggctcatgccaggcaagccgAGATCACGATGGGAGGTTCCCTATAGGGTAGAGAAGGCAGAGCCATACGGAGTCTTTCACCTAAGTCATCCTTCGAGCTCTAAATTCATCAAGGTAAATGGACATCGCCTTAAGCTGTATCACGGTGAGCAGATGAAGAAAAGTAAGGAGctggagatcttcctcttggaggacCCACCCACAGTGGACGACTGAGCTAGtggaccgtccaacttaaggacgttaaagaaaagtgctgggtgggagacaacccaccatggtaagatcGTTCCCTTATCTCTTTTTAGCTTTATTTAGTGACTCTTCTCATTATTCTACATATAGTCTACATTTACATATGCatatttgcattaaaaaaatgaggagaTCGAGGCGCCAGCGCctagtgcgcgtccgcgtccctTGTGAATGTGAATTGGGTGAGTTTGAACAGAGAGTCGTGCGGGAGCTGGGCTGGAAATGTGCCTTAAGCACCTTccaacccacgcgtatgcgtactGTATGCGTGCGCGCCATTTCCTCTCTTGGCGACCGACGCATCCGCGccaagtgcgcgtccgcgtcgatGTTGAAATCGATGTAAAACCTGGTTCGactagagagttgtgctggtcTGGGGCGGGTACTGCGCTATAAGCACAAACTGACCCACGCGTATGTGCACTTGGCGCCTATGCACCCCTACCCTTCTGCACAATCCGCACGGACACACGCAGTGCGTGTCCGCGTCGGTTGCCAGTTCTCATTCTTTCTCCCTCCCTAATTCTAATTCTATctttcccaatcctaattttttttcttcctcctaTCTTCTTCTTATCTATCTATcttctctatcttcttcttcttcctcttctctcacTTCTTTCTCATTCACATCATTCACTAtctctctcttttcatcatcttttcaaggttctctctttctattttctttttcttcttcttctctttatttctctttgtaTTATTTTCCTTGGTGCTATAACTCTATTTGGGTAACTACTTTCTTCTAATTGCTTGTGATTATTATTATGGAGTTGTTTgacaattaataatatttttgggatacttgcattttcaaatttcattctTTTCCTATCATCCTACACATGCATtgtaagtgtttgtgaaaaagttcGTATGGCATTGTgtaattttaattgttttattaCTCTAATCTAATGCCTATTTTTCACATAAACCCTTCCaatgttttattaattatatttaattgtcaatacaaacgtgtttagtttgttacgaagtgatAATACAATTTTTCACtattgatgcttgatctatgctactcatgcctttaccggcatgctaataaacatcttgcatccaatACCTACaatgccttgctatatttccattgatgaactgatccTATGGAATCGCAACCATGTCTTTCGTTCACTATTTTCCTTACCTGggcattgattatcacttgtactgtcctcttccttgctctaacccttgTACTTACATGTTACTTCTCTtttccctttcaggatggccaccaataaAGGAAAAGGAAAGTTGCCCCCCAANNNNNNNNNNNNNNNNNNNNNNNNNNNNNNNNNNNNNNNNNNNNNNNNNNNNNNNNNNNNNNNNNNNNNNNNNNNNNNNNNNNNNNNNNNNNNNNNNNNNNNNNNNNNNNNNNNNNNNNNNNNNNNNNNNNNNNNNNNNNNNNNNNNNNNNNNNNNNNNNNNNNNNNNNNNNNNNNNNNNNNNNNNNNNNNNNNNNNNNNNNNNNNNNNNNNNNNNNNNNNNNNNNNNNNNNNNNNNNNNNNNNNNNNNNNNNNNNNNNNNNNNNNNNNNNNNNNNNNNNNNNNNNNNNNNNNNNNNNNNNNNNNNNNNNNNNNNNNNNNNNNNNNNNNNNNNNNNNNNNNNNNNNNNNNNNNNNNNNNNNNNNNNNNNNNNNNNNNNNNNNNNNNNNNNNNNNNNNNNNNNNNNNNNNNNNNNNNNNNNNNNNNNNNNNNNNNNNNNNNNNNNNNNNNNNNNNNNNNNNNNNNNNNNNNNNNNNNNNNNNNNNNNNNNNNNNNNNNNNNNNNNNNNNNNNNNNNNNNNNNNNNNNNNNNNNNNNNNNNNNNNNNNNNNNNNNNNNNNNNNNNNNNNNNNNNNNNNNNNNNNNNNNNNNNNNNNNNNNNNNNNNNNNNNNNNNNNNNNNNNNNNNNNNNNNNNNNNNNNNNNNNNNNNNNNNNNNNNNNNNNNNNNNNNNNNNNNNNNNNNNNNNNNNNNNNNNNNNNNNNNNNNNNNNNNNNNNNNNNNNNNNNNNNNNNNNNNNNNNNNNNNNNNNNNNNNNNNNNNNNNNNNNNNNNNNNNNNNNNNNNNNNNNNNNNNNNNNNNNNNNNNNNNNNNNNNNNNNNNNNNNNNNNNNNNNNNNNNNNNNNNNNNNNNNNNNNNNNNNNNNNNNNNNNNNNNNNNNNNNNNNNNNNNNNNNNNNNNNNNNNNNNNNNNNNNNNNNNNNNNNNNNNNNNNNNNNNNNNNNNNNNNNNNNNNNNNNNNNNNNNNNNNNNNNNNNNNNNNNNNNNNNNNNNNNNNNNNNNNNNNNNNNNNNNNNNNNNNNNNNNNNNNNNNNNNNNNNNNNNNNNNNNNNNNNNNNNNNNNNNNNNNNNNNNNNNNNNNNNNNNNNNNNNNNNNNNNNNNNNNNNNNNNNNNNNNNNNNNNNNNNNNNNNNNNNNNNNNNNNNNNNNNNNN encodes:
- the LOC107472122 gene encoding uncharacterized protein LOC107472122; amino-acid sequence: MGFERAGAERKMQLQELETLRLEAYDNSRLYKEKMKAMHDKHSKRREFRPGELVLLYNSRLRLMPGKPRSRWEVPYRVEKAEPYGVFHLSHPSSSKFIKVNGHRLKLYHGEQMKKSKELEIFLLEDPPTVDD